The following proteins come from a genomic window of Salminus brasiliensis chromosome 15, fSalBra1.hap2, whole genome shotgun sequence:
- the gja8b gene encoding gap junction protein alpha 8 paralog b, which translates to MGDWSFLGNILEEVNEHSTVIGRVWLTVLFIFRILILGTAAEFVWGDEQSDYVCNTQQPGCENVCYDEAFPISHIRLWVLQIIFVSTPSLVYVGHAVHHVHMEEKRKEREEAELSRQQEAGEERPPLAPDQGSVRTAKETSTKGSKKFRLEGTLLRTYICHIIFKTLFEVGFVVGQYFLYGFRILPLYKCSRWPCPNTVDCFVSRPTEKTVFIIFMLAVACVSLFLNFVEISHLGLKKIHFVFRKPARPQIEGPGSAEKPSMAVSSIQKAKGYKLLEEDKTTSHFFPLTEVVGMEAGRLPAPYEPFVEKTNGGASAPQEDMSKVYDETLPSYVQTTMVGPSGACGVIRLDEDEMPVEADVEASETIEDTRPLSSLSKASSRARSDDLTV; encoded by the coding sequence ATGGGTGACTGGAGCTTCTTGGGAAACATCCTTGAGGAAGTCAACGAGCACTCGACGGTGATTGGCAGGGTGTGGCTGACGGTCCTCTTCATCTTCCGAATCCTCATCTTGGGCACGGCGGCAGAGTTTGTCTGGGGTGATGAGCAGTCGGACTATGTGTGCAACACGCAGCAGCCGGGTTGCGAGAATGTCTGCTATGACGAGGCCTTCCCCATCTCTCACATTCGCCTGTGGGTTCTCCAGATCATCTTCGTCTCCACACCCTCGCTGGTGTACGTGGGTCATGCCGTGCACCATGTGCACATGGAGGAAAAACGCAAAGAACGCGAGGAGGCCGAGCTGAGCCGGCAGCAGGAAGCCGGTGAGGAGCGCCCGCCGCTCGCCCCCGACCAAGGCAGCGTCCGTACGGCCAAGGAGACCAGCACCAAGGGAAGCAAGAAGTTCCGTCTAGAGGGGACGCTGCTCCGGACCTACATCTGCCACATCATCTTCAAGACGCTCTTCGAGGTGGGGTTCGTGGTGGGTCAGTACTTTCTCTACGGCTTCCGCATCCTGCCGCTCTACAAGTGCAGCCGCTGGCCCTGTCCCAACACAGTCGACTGCTTTGTTTCCAGGCCCACGGAGAAGAcagtcttcatcatcttcatgcTCGCTGTGGCCTGTGTCTCGCTCTTCCTTAACTTTGTAGAGATCAGCCACTTGGGCCTCAAAAAGATCCACTTCGTCTTCCGCAAGCCAGCCCGGCCGCAGATTGAGGGGCCCGGGTCAGCCGAAAAGCCCTCCATGGCGGTGTCGTCCATCCAGAAAGCCAAGGGCTACAAGCTACTGGAAGAGGACAAAACCACCTCGCACTTCTTCCCCCTGACAGAGGTGGTGGGCATGGAGGCAGGGCGACTGCCAGCACCCTACGAGCCATTTGTGGAAAAGACAAATGGGGGTGCATCAGCACCGCAGGAAGACATGTCGAAGGTGTACGACGAGACTTTGCCTTCCTACGTCCAGACGACCATGGTGGGGCCGAGTGGGGCTTGCGGGGTTATCCGGCTAGACGAGGACGAGATGCCTGTAGAAGCGGACGTGGAGGCCAGCGAGACGATAGAAGACACAAGACCGCTCAGCAGTTTGAGCAAGGCCAGCAGCCGAGCGAGGTCAGACGACTTGACAGTATAA